TTTCTGGAAGATTGGAGAGGATTTGGGGTGGTTTGGCTGGAGAAAATAAGGGGATAACCCCTTTATATagtggtccaggttctgcctggaccgacttaaaatttgctcagcgctATCGCGTTGCaaagtggcgcgttcgcgcagggttaattccctgcCCTGACAACCGATCTTAAAACGcgcataacgtttgatcccgatatcatATGAGATCCCACGACCTattgttggaaagatatttcaattatctacaactttcattcttggtatttttccaaaatccaaacttataatggcgttttggcctctccaagtcagatcctccaaaaacgtatccttaaatcatccttttggagggcttatgcccattttcggcttaagggtccttcttaagacttgctcaacttcccacgtactactcatatcacttttcatatgtcctttacaaaaccccggcatgtgggccccaccttgacTTACGGTTACAAGGGCTACTTCAAAGTCCATACTTGAAACAACCAATACTTGCGAATTTCAACGTACAGAATCACGGGGTGTAACAGTAATCAACGTACTCATCATCTTCTGGTTCGGAGGCCGGGGGAGAAGGAGGCATACCAAATCGTCCACATGCAATGTGGTTTTTAACTTGTTCCTGGTGCAAATCGAGGTTCGCTTTCATAACCCTACTTTCCGCAACTCTTTGTGCCTCAGTTGCGCTAATTTCCGATTAAGTTCTTCGATTTTCTGTGCCATAGATGCGACCTGAACACCATCAAATCCCTCAATttgtcgagaagacccttcacctcgcaatcctAACCGAATGTGACTTAAGTTGCTCCTTGGGCCTAAaccgtacgctctacccttttgtactcccccaactgcTCTATATCAAAATTCTTATCTCTAATTCTGATGGAGGATAGCTCGGCTGGCCTGCAGGCTGAGTTGGTTGTGCTGATCCACTTCTTGCATAAATTGATTTTGTATATTTAAAATGAAAGTTAGTATATAACAAATATATCATAATTAGACTTATATAATTACTTAAATgataaaattatcacttacataaGAATTCTCAGCCCTGTTCTCGACCCATTCGATCTGATCCGACTCTGACTTCTTTTTTGTGTGGTCTTTAGGAATAACTCATCCTGAGTCGGCATCTGTCTCGTAGCTTTTTTCTATAAAAAAGGTTTAAGATagaattaataactcaataatgacatattgatcgtaggtaactttaaaagtataaagctacttaccattgtcctagccacGTGCCCCTGACTTCTTGCACCTGCAATATGCAAAGAGCCACCTTTTTGGGATGCACGGACAGTCTTTGCCTGCTCagacttggcgataaactcaggAGTTCTCCAATATGTCTGACGTTTCTCCCACTTCCCGTCGATTAGCCATTGGGGCTTCTTCATATGCTTTCTAGCCCTCGAAAACCAGTTAGACAACCTTGCACTCCCCTTTTTCTCAAAGTTCGCAGGAACCCTTTCATTATGTATTGGATCCCATGTACACAACATCTACAAATCAAATGGCTAATGTTAGATGATATATAAAATCAAATTCAAATTATGAAATATATAATAAGATGCATAcgttaaactctctaaacatagccTGTCGAGTATCATATGGAATTTCACCCCATGTAGTATAAAATCGATCGCCATAAAGCCTCCGAACAACATCCAGTATGGCTATTTTAGTTTCGTGGTCTGGATAGTACCAGCAGTTAAAAATTTCAACGCATATaagattaagatgaaaaaaactttaggaaaacttaataaaagGCAATCTTACCCAGCTCCCTCAGGCACGATGAAAACCCGACCCATCGAATCTGTATCTCCCGGCTGTAGACCATGATTTTTCGATACCAGTGCAAGTGCAGGACGCCGGGTCTGAGCCTGGCTCAGAGCTGGTGTTGATGGTTGTGACTCAGGCTCAGAATTGCTATCTCCAAGGCGCAAATTAGATAGACTGGGAGATGTACCACATAGAGAAGGAGAAGGAAACAAAGTGGCCAATGTGGACGGAGAGAAGCCTCGTGGTGGGCAATACATAGGTGTAGGTATAAAAGTAAGATGGGTAAATGAAGGCGACTGAGGTGGTGCGGCCTGGAAGACCCACTAACCAGATTAGGGCTGCATAGTATAACCATGCATAAAAAAAGGAGGCGGAGTAGAGTGCATATGTGGAGTGGAGCGAATGGATTGGCTAGTAGTAGCATTAGGATCTATAAGTCTCTTATCTTTTTTTTCTTACCAGTACCTcgacctctacctctacctctacctccaCCTTGATCACTACCACCTGATTATATCTGCATACAAATTTACGTTAGTATAAAAGAATTAATATAATTAACAAGTACAGAAAGTTAATTACGTtagaataaaaaattaacaagtatAGAATTGTTTCATTAGAAAATATAAAATAAACTAACATGCAACTAGTCATCCACCCCGTCATCCTCCCACTCATCCTCGCTTGTTTCAGCTTCATCAGATGATTCTTCCCCATTGCTTGTTTCATGTCCATCGGTTGATTCTTCCTCAACCTTTTCTACGACAATTACCTCATTTTCGCCAACTTCTTCTAATATGTGTTGAGGATGTTCCAGACTATTTTCTAACTCTGTGTCCACCGTTTGATGAACAACTAGTACATCCTTTTGATACGCCACATCGAACACATTATCGACCTCAATCCTCCCTATAGGCTAGTCTTTATAACCACCCACCAATCAGTCTTATCCCTACGTAAAGGATATGGAGCATAATACACTTGCTTAGACTTTTGTACAATTATAAAGGGACCATAGCAATTGTATTGTCTTGTGTGTTTGACTTTAATTACGTTATGCTGACAATTCATCCTTGTACCTCTTTGGGttggatcaaaccacttgcaccGAAATAATGTTATCTTCTTCTAAGGATAACCAGGATACTTAAGTTGTATGATCTCTTACAGCACACTGTAATAATCAACAGTTACACCGCTACCATCAGCATTGCCTTTAATGCACGCTCCACTATTATTTGTCTTCTTATATTGAGAAAATTCTTTGATTTGAAACTTGTAACCATTCACAATGTACTTTTTCATTGTCTTAACTTTACTGCCAGGTCCGAGGGCTATATCTTTCACAAATTGGGTATGTTCTCCTGTATGATAAACCTATATAATAAGGAGGAAAATTAAAAATCAATAACTTATATATAACCTACATTTAATTGAAATTATGCAATGAACTTCCACACTTACAAAATTGTACAGCCAATGGGTAAACTTCGAATATATGGCTTCATCGGCCTCAAGTTCTACAAAGTAACTGTTCGACATATGCAagattttcattagtttcaccctTATCAGTTACCCATGTAATTCAATAACATAATTTTATACTTACCGAATATATACTTGAATTTCAGGGCAATTGAGCAAAACATGTGTCACAGCTGATTGCATCTCCATACTACTCAAGGTTCATTTTGGAGGCTTTTTAGAACCTCGGCCTGCTTGATTAAAGATGGAAATTGGTGGGTAGTTAGGACCAACCTCACCCTCATTATTACGGTTGGGCCTATTTCTTATACACGACACTTGCTCTCCGAAGTAATATGAACAGAAATGCATTGTTTTCTTAGCAAGATACGCTTTGCAAATAGATCCTTCAATTTAAATCTCTGCTTAGCCAATTTTTTGCATTTGCCAATGGTCCTGCACATGTTTAATATCATGTTATacagtaattaattaaaaaaatacattAAAGAAGAGGTAGTAAGTTTGGGTTTGTTACACTCGAAAGGATACATCCATCTAGTTTGAACTGGGCCTCCAAGGAGTGCCTCTTGTACTGGATGAATAGGCATATTTTGTTCCATTCTTTGAAGGTATTCTACCCTCAAAGTGTTACAACATAAATCCTTGAAGAACAAACTTAACTCTGTGATTGTTATTCATATTCTTTCTGGTAGGGGGATAAATTCAATAGGAATCAAAATTTCCATGAAAACGTggcaatcatgacttttcatacCAATCAATTTTCCTTCATTCATATTAGCACGCTTGTCAAAACTGGACCATACCTCTctagcatccacaaattcttaaCCCACTGACAATTCTCTCGTTTCTCCTCCAAAGTGAATGAAAAACCAGCCTTGGGCTTGAACACTTTATTATTCGCTAACTCTTGCAAGTTCAATTCAAGGCACCTATAATATTCCTTTAAGTCCAATCTAGCTTTTGGGTTATCTTTTGTCTCGCCCTTAACATTCATAACGgtgttgaataaaaaaaaatcaatatgtatcacatcaagattatgccgtaaaagattatccttccaatatgGTAACTCTCAGAATATGCGTTGTTTAGTCCAATTGCGTTCAACACTATAACCAGGTAGTCTATAAGGGGCAACTTTTGTGACCTTAGGTAAGTGACAAACCCTCTTCCAAATTTTCTCTCCTGACAATGTTTGAGGTGGCAGATCATTTTCAATTTTATTATTTCTAAATGCCTGTTTCATTTTCCTGAATTCGTGATCCATAGGCAAGAACTGAcgatgacaatcaaaccatgaatttttgtGGCCATATTTTAAAGTGAATGCTTTACTATTTTCCATGTAATGAGGACAAGCCAGCTTTCCAGCAATCATCCAACCAGACAACATCCATACGCATGAAAATCGTTAATAGTCCACATTAAAGAAGCACACAAATTGCAATTTGTCTTAGTTGATACATCATATGTCACTATTCCTTCACATCACAATTATTTTGACTTATCAATCAAAGGTTGTAGAtagacatcaatcaaaacttttggattacAGGGACCAGAGATAACACAATTTAGGAATATGTAGGGACTTGTCATACACATCTCAGACGGGAGATTATACGGAGTACGAAATACAGGCTAACAAGAATAGGGTGTAGCCGAAACAGAGTATGGTGTGAAACCATCCGCACACAGACCCAAACGAATGTTCCTTGGTTCACTAGCAAAATCAGGAtaagttctatcaaaatgtttccatatttctccatccgatggatgacacataaTACTAGGCGTCCTTCTATTTTCGTTGTTCAATCTCATGTGAGGAGCAGAACTCGGCGATgcaaacaacctctttaacctaggtataaGAGGTAAATCATGCATCGCCTTAATTGGAACCATCTTCCCACTAGGAGCCCGCCTAAAACGTGCATGTCCACACAATTCACATTCATTTAAATATGCATcttgcttatagaacaacatacaactaTTTCGGcaacaatgaattctatcatacgaTAATCCTAACTTGCAAACCAATCTCTTTGCTTGATAGTAAatcttaggtatgtcgaattccggactaactagttcccccgaaagcttaatcattgagtccatagcagcttcagcaacagtccaatctgatttgatattaatcattctaactgcaacagacaacttagaatgctgactccctacccaaagtggactagcctcttctaattcttgatagaagcgcattCCTTCTTTCATTAGGAGGTTGctcaaaattttgctcaggttcaaacccagaatgtaccccaaaagcatcattaaccatatcataATGGACGGGACTATTTTCCTGCGACCTACTACTTTCACCAATAACCATATTATAAAATGTACCATTGATCCCATAAGTCTCTCCATAATCAGTCCAAACAAGATATCTCTCcttaaacccacgactatataaatgaagcTTAACGGTTTCCGATTTCAAATACTTCTTACACTTGCAACGCAAACAAGTACCCCTTTATTAtgaaaagggtgaagtgacattgcatgtaTGATAAACCctttaacaacttcaacaaattcatcactCACACCCATATGATCACTATTATTCATagtatacatccacatacgatccatttacaaaaatatacccacaaattactgaggttatagaaatattataacgtaagaattctaacttaaaatataacttaagaaagcacaatctcaatcaattataactttgaattctcaataacaattctaactttaataacttttGGATTCTGACTTTaataactttgaaaaacacaatctCAACCagttctaaaaattgaaaagtaaaatttaaagtctacattttagttttgaggttatagaaatattctaaagctaacttgagtcattcCCCTACTGAGAGCCGAAACCCTAAACCTAAACCTAGCTGAAACCCTAAAATTTTTTCAACCTTTTCACGGCAAAAATGGCCTCTCCGGCCACTGGACAACCGCCTATTATGGCTGTCCAGGCTAACACAACAATACCTACACAACCAAATCACCTTTTACCAAACCAAACGTATGCAACAACCCTAAATCCTACTATTTCTACTACTACGTACAACCTTACTTTACCCATGAAAAATATTACATATTTGCATGGAGAGCCCATGGTCGTATGGGAGGAAAAGGAGATTGATCACATGATTATTAAAGAAAAATTACAATATGCAGTCATGGGGAAATTCTCATATGGTTGGCCTGACGTGAAAGAATTGAAAACATTAATTCCAAAGCAATGTGGATTGAAAGGAGAAGCTATTATCGGATTGTTGAGCAATAGATATGTCCTAATACGTGCTTCTTCTTTGGAAGATTATGTGACATTATTGTCTAAGCCTGCATATTACATTATGCATAAAAATTGGTCATATCCCATGCGCACCTTCAAATGGGATCCATGGTTTGATCCAGAGGAGGAAATGAAGATAGCAATTGCATGGATATCATACCCATCATTACCTCCTAATTATTTTATGAAAGAAGCAATTTTTTCACTTGCCTCTACAGTTGGAAAGCCATTACAAGTTGATATGGCCACAGCCAATAAAACCAGGCCAAGCTGTGCGAGAGTGAAGGTAGAGGTTGACTTGCTTGGAGAATTTCCAAAGAGAATCAATAtaagaatgaagaagaagagtaCTGGGGAGATTGTGGATAAATGGATAAAGATTAACTATGATTATGTTCCTAAGTACTGCAAAAACTACAAAGTTCAAGGACATAATGAACAAGACTGCTATGTCATACATCCAGAATTGTATCCCAAGGAAGAAGAACAATGCTCAGACAAAGAACAGGAGGTCAACAATAAGGCAGATCAAAGGAAGAATAACGAGAAAAAGAACACAAAGAATAGCAGACTTGACATTAAGGAGTACAAAGGGACCAATCTTGGcataatgaaaagaaaagaaatagcaGACAAGGTGCAGTCTGcagatggcaatgatgatgatggatTCAAGGAGAAGAAAGGAAAACAAAGGAATAACAGGCACTTTCATAGAAGCAAATATGATGAAAATGCTTGGAAACCAAAGGAGAATCAAACTCTGCAGAACAATCAATATGCAGCATTGCAGAACACAGATGAGGAGATAATAGATGTGACTGATGTGCAGAAATCCTCAGATGTAGAAGCAAAGATTCCTGATGCTTCAGACCAAATCATTACAATGCAGCAAATTGTAGACAATAATGACAAAGTCAATGAAAAGCAGATGGAAGAAGCAAAGGAAAAACAGATAGATGAATTAAAAAAGGTGGAGAAAATATCAGCAAAGGAATGGATTGAGAAGAATTTTGGTAAACAACTCAATGATAAGGGGGAGATTATATCTCAGCTGGTATCTAAGGTGTCTTCAGGTACAATTAGTCAAGAAACGGAACATGATGTGCTGCAGGAGCAAGAAAGGGAACATGAGGTGCTGCAGGGAGATGTGTCACAAGAATATAGTGACATCTTAATCAACAAAAACATGAAGGAACAAAACAAGTGTGGTGATGTGCTGCAAGAGGATAATAATCATGAAGGGACTCCACTATAGGAGGTGGAGAATAATCATGGAAAAGAAGGACAAGATGGTACAAAGCCACCTGAGAGTAATACTTCTGTCACTGTGTCTGTGGAACAGATTGAGAATTCACAACATGGTAAGCATGAGGAGATACAGGTTCAAGCTGATATTGATTGTCAAGATGAGGAAGATTTATCTCAGAACATTGATGATATAACACAGGAAGCAGATTTATCCCCTAGAAGTGTGCAAAAATTGAAACAggcaacaaataaacaaaaacctGTCAGAAGTAACAGTAATCCAGTGGAAGGAGTTTCAACAAGGAGGAGTAAGAACCAAATTAATAATTATCAATGATAGACAAAGCTTTATTTTGGAATATTAGGTCAGTTAACACTCAGAAATCTTTTGAGAGGTTAATTGAACTAAAGAAGAGATATCATTATTCTATCATAGGcctaatggaaccttttcaagatCCTATTGCTATTGAAGATTATAGAAGGAAGTTAGGCTTTCAGAATTGCAAGGTGAATAGTTCAGGAAAAATCTGGATTTTTTGGACAGATGAATGGCTAGGTGTAGTTGTATCTGAATCAGAACAGCAGGTGACCTTGCAACTAACTCACTCATCCTTGAATCAAACAGTGCTGGTGTCAGTAGTCTATGCTAAATGTGATAGACAGGAGAGGGAGGATTTGTGGGAAGATATAGTAGCTTTGGCAAATAAGCAGGACTTTCCTTGGATAATAGgaggggattttaatgtcatAGTGTTTGATGAGGAAAAGCAAGGTGGCCTTCCAGTCTCATCCAATGAGACCTTGGATTTTTCTACCTGTATACAAAGTTGTGGTTTGATTGATGTAGGATTCAATGGAAGTAaattcacttggtggaatgggaggACTGAAGAAGATTGCATATTTAAAAGGTTAGATAGAATGCTGGTGAATCAGCAAGTTCTGGATATCATGCCATCCACAACACATTGTCAAATCTTTTAAGTTTCTTAACTTCTGGACAAAGCATCATACATTTATGGAGGTGGTAAAGGAGAATTGGACTGCTGATTTCTGTGGAAATCCATTCTATGTATTTCATCACAAGCTGAAGAAACTTAAAAAAGCACTGGTTCAATGGAGCAGAA
Above is a genomic segment from Lycium barbarum isolate Lr01 chromosome 12, ASM1917538v2, whole genome shotgun sequence containing:
- the LOC132624180 gene encoding uncharacterized protein LOC132624180; its protein translation is MASPATGQPPIMAVQANTTIPTQPNHLLPNQTYATTLNPTISTTTYNLTLPMKNITYLHGEPMVVWEEKEIDHMIIKEKLQYAVMGKFSYGWPDVKELKTLIPKQCGLKGEAIIGLLSNRYVLIRASSLEDYVTLLSKPAYYIMHKNWSYPMRTFKWDPWFDPEEEMKIAIAWISYPSLPPNYFMKEAIFSLASTVGKPLQVDMATANKTRPSCARVKVEVDLLGEFPKRINIRMKKKSTGEIVDKWIKINYDYVPKYCKNYKVQGHNEQDCYVIHPELYPKEEEQCSDKEQEVNNKADQRKNNEKKNTKNSRLDIKEYKGTNLGIMKRKEIADKVQSADGNDDDGFKEKKGKQRNNRHFHRSKYDENAWKPKENQTLQNNQYAALQNTDEEIIDVTDVQKSSDVEAKIPDASDQIITMQQIVDNNDKVNEKQMEEAKEKQIDELKKVEKISAKEWIEKNFGKQLNDKGEIISQLVSKVSSGTISQETEHDVLQEQEREHEVLQGDVSQEYSDILINKNMKEQNKCGDVLQEDNNHEGTPL
- the LOC132624181 gene encoding uncharacterized protein LOC132624181: MEPFQDPIAIEDYRRKLGFQNCKVNSSGKIWIFWTDEWLGVVVSESEQQVTLQLTHSSLNQTVLVSVVYAKCDRQEREDLWEDIVALANKQDFPWIIGGDFNVIVFDEEKQGGLPVSSNETLDFSTCIQSCGLIDVGFNGSKFTWWNGRTEEDCIFKRLDRMLHHTFMEVVKENWTADFCGNPFYVFHHKLKKLKKALVQWSRNTYGNIF